A window of Gasterosteus aculeatus chromosome 9, fGasAcu3.hap1.1, whole genome shotgun sequence contains these coding sequences:
- the odad3 gene encoding coiled-coil domain-containing protein 151 isoform X1, translating into MPLSADAKKPPHHDQITEMQRKIQLLEGDRSASYESSQSTVRSNSEHIRRLRQDNKRLCRELAEANAGDGNIVTKALRNSGLKKDAYCSVSGKTALTTLEHRVLSKKKQLNALKHTSQTHQRRLEELQMEYQRMKPDSSSGAPSPDARIWKKEEDAMNLRALENSLEKTQYKCKEAQNIMVNYQKLKSHLQEDSLTFQNQLDSLEADILQHREELHHMQVVNNKAQLSKEAAKLDLQQQEELLYKERKERERILAGYRKTVEEHKAQAEKVDRRAQRTTMQPDELNSEAQRSTPRMGDEEEKVISTFEEAFQQIKEATGVTDVQEIVERFISQKETHQHLQKLKGENEKVLQQLKEQKELLDQQYQDMTYSGEAKLSSDQQMLQECEMQLRAQQQRCDASEERLEGLVKALGTVRAGVQHLADKLQHITLSEDTEASGVSPDSDEFVVELMTQCELRLQLLLEELQGKDLATTLKEMEEEECFFSSFCCSEQFYVRIEGKLPVYNTRVKLHEEQSLDLFNDEEKSDEEESDIISREALKRQSQLIIDSKSKKKSWNKKKGKF; encoded by the exons ATGCCTCTCAGTGCCGACGCGAAGAAACCCCCCCATCACGACCAGATCACGGAGATGCAGCGAAAAATCCAACTTCTGG AGGGCGACAGAAGCGCCTCGTATGAGAGCTCTCAGTCCACCGTGAGGAGCAACAGCGAGCACATCCGCCGGCTGAGGCAGGACAACAAGAGGCTCTGCAGAGAGCTGGCAGAGGCCAATGCT GGTGATGGAAATATCGTCACGAAGGCCCTTCGCAACAGCGGGTTGAAGAAGGATGCCTACTGCAGCGTTTCAGGGAAG ACCGCTCTGACAACACTCGAGCACAGGGTGTTGTCCAAGAAGAAACAACTCAATGCCCTAAAACACACCAGCCAGACCCACCAGCGtcgcctggaggagctgcagatggAATACCAGAGAATGAAACCAGACAGCAGCAGCGGAGCACCGTCTCCTGATGCTCGCATTTGGAAAAAGGAGGAAGATGCCATG AACCTGCGGGCACTGGAGAACAGCCTGGAGAAGACCCAGTATAAATGCAAAGAGGCACAGAACATCATGGTTAACTATCAGAAACTCAAAAGTCACCTGCAG GAGGACAGTCTCACTTTCCAGAACCAGTTGGACAGTCTGGAAGCAGACATCCTGCAGCACAGAGAGGAGCTTCACCACATGCAGGTCGTGAACAACAAGGCACAACTCTCTAAAGAAGCTGCAAAG CTGGActtacagcagcaggaggaattGCTCTACAAGGAGCGCAAGGAGAGAGAGCGCATTTTAGCAGGCTACAGGAAAACGGTCGAGGAGCACAAGGCCCAGGCTGAAAAAGTCGATAGAAGG GCTCAGAGAACAACTATGCAGCCAGATGAGCTGAACAGTGAAGCCCAGCGCAGCACACCCAGGATGggggatgaagaggaaaagGTCATCTCCACTTTTGAGGAGGCCTTCCAACAAATCAAGGAGGCCACCGGGGTGACAGATGTACAG GAGATAGTGGAGCGCTTTATCTCCCAGaaagagacacaccaacatctGCAGAAGCTGAAGGGAGAGAATGAGaaggtgctgcagcagctgaaggagcagaaggagctcCTGGACCAACAGTACCAGGATATGACATATTCTGGAGAGGCTAAACTCTCCAG CGACCAACAGATGCTGCAGGAGTGTGAGATGCAACTGCGGGCTCAACAGCAGAGGTGTGATGCTAGCGAAGAGCGCCTGGAAGGGCTTGTTAAAGCCCTCGGTACTGTCCGAGCCGGAGTGCAGCACCTTGCAGACAAACTGCAACACATCACGCTG AGTGAGGATACAGAGGCCTCCGGCGTGTCTCCGGACTCAGATGAGTTTGTGGTGGAGCTGATGACTCAGTGTGAGCTGAGGTTGCAGTTGCTCCTCGAGGAGCTTCAGGGAAAGGACTTGGCTACTACCctgaaggagatggaggaagaggag tgttttttttcttctttttgttgctcTGAGCAGTTCTACGTGAGGATTGAAGGCAAACTGCCAGTTTACAACACGCGTGTCAAGCTACATGAGGAGCAAAGTCTGGACCTATTCAATGATG aggaaaAGAGTGACGAGGAAGAGTCTGACATCATATCGCGTGAGGCACTGAAGCGTCAATCTCAGCTGATCATTGACTCTAAATCCAAGAAAAAGTCCTGGAATAAGAAGAAGGGCAAATTCTGA
- the odad3 gene encoding coiled-coil domain-containing protein 151 isoform X2: protein MPLSADAKKPPHHDQITEMQRKIQLLEGDRSASYESSQSTVRSNSEHIRRLRQDNKRLCRELAEANAGDGNIVTKALRNSGLKKDAYCSVSGKTALTTLEHRVLSKKKQLNALKHTSQTHQRRLEELQMEYQRMKPDSSSGAPSPDARIWKKEEDAMNLRALENSLEKTQYKCKEAQNIMVNYQKLKSHLQEDSLTFQNQLDSLEADILQHREELHHMQVVNNKAQLSKEAAKLDLQQQEELLYKERKERERILAGYRKTVEEHKAQAEKVDRRAQRTTMQPDELNSEAQRSTPRMGDEEEKVISTFEEAFQQIKEATGVTDVQEIVERFISQKETHQHLQKLKGENEKVLQQLKEQKELLDQQYQDMTYSGEAKLSSDQQMLQECEMQLRAQQQRCDASEERLEGLVKALGTVRAGVQHLADKLQHITLSEDTEASGVSPDSDEFVVELMTQCELRLQLLLEELQGKDLATTLKEMEEEEFYVRIEGKLPVYNTRVKLHEEQSLDLFNDEEKSDEEESDIISREALKRQSQLIIDSKSKKKSWNKKKGKF, encoded by the exons ATGCCTCTCAGTGCCGACGCGAAGAAACCCCCCCATCACGACCAGATCACGGAGATGCAGCGAAAAATCCAACTTCTGG AGGGCGACAGAAGCGCCTCGTATGAGAGCTCTCAGTCCACCGTGAGGAGCAACAGCGAGCACATCCGCCGGCTGAGGCAGGACAACAAGAGGCTCTGCAGAGAGCTGGCAGAGGCCAATGCT GGTGATGGAAATATCGTCACGAAGGCCCTTCGCAACAGCGGGTTGAAGAAGGATGCCTACTGCAGCGTTTCAGGGAAG ACCGCTCTGACAACACTCGAGCACAGGGTGTTGTCCAAGAAGAAACAACTCAATGCCCTAAAACACACCAGCCAGACCCACCAGCGtcgcctggaggagctgcagatggAATACCAGAGAATGAAACCAGACAGCAGCAGCGGAGCACCGTCTCCTGATGCTCGCATTTGGAAAAAGGAGGAAGATGCCATG AACCTGCGGGCACTGGAGAACAGCCTGGAGAAGACCCAGTATAAATGCAAAGAGGCACAGAACATCATGGTTAACTATCAGAAACTCAAAAGTCACCTGCAG GAGGACAGTCTCACTTTCCAGAACCAGTTGGACAGTCTGGAAGCAGACATCCTGCAGCACAGAGAGGAGCTTCACCACATGCAGGTCGTGAACAACAAGGCACAACTCTCTAAAGAAGCTGCAAAG CTGGActtacagcagcaggaggaattGCTCTACAAGGAGCGCAAGGAGAGAGAGCGCATTTTAGCAGGCTACAGGAAAACGGTCGAGGAGCACAAGGCCCAGGCTGAAAAAGTCGATAGAAGG GCTCAGAGAACAACTATGCAGCCAGATGAGCTGAACAGTGAAGCCCAGCGCAGCACACCCAGGATGggggatgaagaggaaaagGTCATCTCCACTTTTGAGGAGGCCTTCCAACAAATCAAGGAGGCCACCGGGGTGACAGATGTACAG GAGATAGTGGAGCGCTTTATCTCCCAGaaagagacacaccaacatctGCAGAAGCTGAAGGGAGAGAATGAGaaggtgctgcagcagctgaaggagcagaaggagctcCTGGACCAACAGTACCAGGATATGACATATTCTGGAGAGGCTAAACTCTCCAG CGACCAACAGATGCTGCAGGAGTGTGAGATGCAACTGCGGGCTCAACAGCAGAGGTGTGATGCTAGCGAAGAGCGCCTGGAAGGGCTTGTTAAAGCCCTCGGTACTGTCCGAGCCGGAGTGCAGCACCTTGCAGACAAACTGCAACACATCACGCTG AGTGAGGATACAGAGGCCTCCGGCGTGTCTCCGGACTCAGATGAGTTTGTGGTGGAGCTGATGACTCAGTGTGAGCTGAGGTTGCAGTTGCTCCTCGAGGAGCTTCAGGGAAAGGACTTGGCTACTACCctgaaggagatggaggaagaggag TTCTACGTGAGGATTGAAGGCAAACTGCCAGTTTACAACACGCGTGTCAAGCTACATGAGGAGCAAAGTCTGGACCTATTCAATGATG aggaaaAGAGTGACGAGGAAGAGTCTGACATCATATCGCGTGAGGCACTGAAGCGTCAATCTCAGCTGATCATTGACTCTAAATCCAAGAAAAAGTCCTGGAATAAGAAGAAGGGCAAATTCTGA